In Mustelus asterias chromosome 20, sMusAst1.hap1.1, whole genome shotgun sequence, a single genomic region encodes these proteins:
- the gnas gene encoding GNAS complex locus isoform X4 — protein sequence MFDVGGQRDERRKWIQCFNDVTAIIFVVASSSYNMVIREDNQTNRLQEALNLFKSIWNNRWLRTISVILFLNKQDLLAEKVLAGKSKIEDYFPEFARYTTPDDASPEPDEDPRVTRAKYFIRDEFLRISTASGDGRHYCYPHFTCAVDTENIRRVFNDCRDIIQRMHLRQYELL from the exons ATGTTTGATGTTGGAGGGCAACGAGACGAGCGCAGGAAATGGATTCAGTGTTTCAATG ACGTCACTGCTATCATATTTGTGGTGGCAAGCAGTAGCTACAACATGGTTATACGAGAGGACAATCAGACCAATCGCCTCCAAGAAGCTCTCAATCTGTTCAAAAGCATCTGGAACAACAG GTGGCTGCGGACCATTTCTGTAATTCTCTTCCTAAATAAACAGGATTTGCTGGCAGAGAAAGTGTTGGCAGGAAAATCTAAAATCGAGGACTACTTTCCTGAGTTTGCTCGTTACACTACACCTGATGATG CATCACCTGAGCCTGATGAAGATCCAAGGGTCACAAGGGCCAAGTACTTCATCAGAGATGAGTTCCTG AGAATCAGCACAGCAAGCGGCGATGGAAGGCACTACTGCTATCCTCATTTCACATGTGCAGTGGATACCGAGAATATCCGCAGGGTGTTCAATGACTGTCGGGACATTATTCAACGTATGCACCTTCGTCAGTATGAGTTATTGTGA